In Geoalkalibacter sp., the genomic window GGCGCATCTGACGCGCGGCTATACCTGGTCGATGGCGGCCTTGTTTGCCGCCGCCCTGGGCGCCGCCGTTTGGGCCTTGAAGCAGATGTTGCCGCTGTTCGGTTTGAATTAAGAGATCAACAACGCTCTTTCACCGCCGAGAACGCTGAGAGAACCAAAGAAGGTTTTTCTGCATTTCTCAGATTCTCCTCTGCGCTCTTCGCGCCCTCCGCGGTGAATCCACTTTTTTCAAAACCAGAAACACTCATCAAGGAGGGATAAAACTCATGACTCTGTGGATTGTGCTCGGCGTCATCGCTCTGCTCATTGCCAGCCTGGTGCTTTACGTCATCGTGGTCTACAACGGCTTCATCAGCATGAAAAACAACATCGACAAGGCCTGGAGCAACATCGACGTGCTGCTCAAGCAGCGCTTCGACGAACTGCCCAAGCTCATCAAGGTGTGCGAGGGCTACATGCAGCATGAACAGCGCACCCTTGAGGCCGTGATCAAGGCACGCTCCCAGGTGACCACCGCCGGCAGCGAGGGACAGAAAATCCAGGCGCAGAACATGCTCACCGATGCCCTGCGCTCCCTGTTCATGGTGGTGGAGCGCTACCCCGAACTCAAGGCCGACAAGGTGTTTCGCAGCCTGAGTGCGCGCATCACCGAGCTCGAGGATCAGATCGCCGACCGCCGCGAATTCTTCAACGACGCGGTCAACATTTACAACATCCGCCTCGCCCAGTTCCCCGACCTCGTGGTGGCGCGCCTGTTCAACTTCGCCCGCCGCACCCTGTGGCAGATCGACCCCGCGCATCGCGCCG contains:
- a CDS encoding LemA family protein; this translates as MTLWIVLGVIALLIASLVLYVIVVYNGFISMKNNIDKAWSNIDVLLKQRFDELPKLIKVCEGYMQHEQRTLEAVIKARSQVTTAGSEGQKIQAQNMLTDALRSLFMVVERYPELKADKVFRSLSARITELEDQIADRREFFNDAVNIYNIRLAQFPDLVVARLFNFARRTLWQIDPAHRADVQVSFQAPSA